The genomic segment AGAAAGCTTAGCAAAAACTTCTAACATTTCTTTTGCGGCATCTCTGCAATGAACAATAACCGGTAACTTCAATTCAAAAGCCAAGTTTAATTGCGGCATTAAAATTGAAAGCTGCTCACTCAAGTTCTCTGCTTTGAAAAGATCTAGTCCTAATTCTCCAATAGCAACAACTCGACTGTCATCAAGAGCTGCATTTTTTAAAACACTTAAAGTTTCAGGTCCCCAATGATGGGCGTCCAATGGATGAACTCCTACTGAATATCTCAACTCCTGAAATTGATCAGCCATTGATTTAATAGCAGGAATTTCAGATGGTTCTACGCAAGCATGCAATAAAGCTTTAACTCCTTGTGATCTCCACCTTTCTGCAACTTTTTCTCTATCCTCATTGAAGTTAGAGAATACGATATGGCAGTGACTATCAATTATCGAACTCTTCGAATCGCTCAAGATAGAAAAATGAAATTCTCTTTCAATATTAGATTATTTATTCTCAAACAACTTCTTTCAAAACCTTCTTAAGCGCAACGCTAAGTCGAGATTTCTGATTAGCTCCTGTATTTTTGTGCAAAACACCTTTTTTAACGGCTTTATCAATTTTGCTAAAGGCTAAATTAAATGTTTTTTGAAGATCTGCTTTGGATTCATCACCAGGTTCTTTTTCAAATATTCCACAAGCTACAAAGCATCGCTTCATTAAAGTGCGTACTGTAGATTTGTAATTTTTGTTTTCAAGGCGGTTGCGTTCCGCAATTTGAATTCGCTTTTTAGCTGAGTTGGTATTTGCCACAGAGGCTTAGTGTTTTAGTCTTATGTTAATCCACACTACCTCAAGACCATGAAGAAGATCTACATAAATCAAAATTAAGGCATAAGATAATCAAATTGAACCAATAGCCAAAAGTTCATGACGCAAATAATTAATAAAGACGAGGTTCAAGAAACCTCTTCAAAAAAATTGACCATAAAAACAGCTAATAGCATTGATCAGGCACAGTTTGAGCTAAGGAAAATTACTGAGAGAACATCTGGAACCGTTCAAGATGAAGCTATAAAGGTAGTTGACGATATTCTTAAAAACGTAAGGGAAAGAGGGGATGAGGCACTTACAGAATACACTTCTCGCTTTGATGGATTTCTAACGGAAAAATTTCAAGTTTCATCAGATTTAATACTGAAAGCTTGGGAAGAGACTCCTAGGGAACTTCAAGATTCACTTTTATTGGCAAAAAAAAGAATTGAAAAATTTCATAGTCTTCAAGTACCAAAAAATATTACTTATACAGGACCCAATGGTGAAACACTTGGAAGAAGATGGAGCCCTGTTGAAAAAGCAGGCATTTATGTTCCTGGCGGAAGAGCCGCCTATCCCAGCACCGTGTTAATGAATGCTATTCCTGCTTATGTTGCAGGAGTTAATCAAATTATTATGGTTTCTCCTGCTAACTCTCAAGGAGAGATAAACCAAACCGTTTTAGCTGCAGCACATATTACAGGTATCAACAAAATCTTTCGTCTTGGAGGCGCTCAAGCTATTTGCGCACTTGCTAGTGGAACTGAATCAATTCCAAAAGTAGATGTAATTACTGGTCCAGGAAATATTTATGTAACGTTGGCAAAGAAAAAAGTTTATGGAAAGGTAGGAATTGATTCTTTGGCTGGTCCAAGCGAGATCCTAATAATCGCTGATCAATCAGCAAAATTAGAACATGTTGCATCTGATATGTTAGCTCAGTCAGAACATGATCCTTTAGCCTCAGCGATACTAATCACTACAAATACAAAATTAGCTGAAAAGTTACCCGCAGAAATTAACCGTCAATTAATTAATCATCCAAGATTAAAAATATGTCAAGAATCAATTTCCAACTGGGGTTTAATAGTCCTTTGTGATGATTTAGAAACTTGTGCGCAATTAAGCGATACTTTTGCCCCAGAACATCTTGAATTACTTGTAGAGGACCCAAAAAAATTATCAGAAAGCATAAACAATGCTGGGGCAATATTTATGGGCCCATGGAGCCCAGAGGCTATTGGAGATTATCTTGGCGGGCCTAATCACACTCTTCCCACTTCTGGAACTGCAAGATTTGCTGGCGCTCTTGGGGTTGAAACTTTTATGAAAAATACCTCACTTATAGATTTTTCAAAAGAAGCATTTAATGAAAATAAAAATGCAGTTGTACAGTTAGCCAATAGCGAGGGACTACATAGTCATGCAGAATCAATACGAATTAGAGACTCTAAATCTTTTTAAGTGATTCAACACCAACAACATCACTTTCTACTTTCCCAACCAATACTTCATCAGTCAGGTTTACAAAAAGTCCATTTTCAAGGACACCGGGAATATTATTAATTTGACTTTCCAATAGTTCAGGTTTATCAATACCGTTCCTAAAGGTTAAATCCAGTATCAAGTTTCCCTGATCAGTAACTATAGGTCCAGCCTTTTTCTGAGCCATCCTTAGATTCCCTTCTCCTCCAAGATTTATTAATGTTTTTTGTACTTGTTTCCAAGCAGAAGGAAGAACCTCTACAGGTAATTTGAAATCAAGGTTCAATTTTTCAACAAGTTTAGTTGAGTCAACAACAACTATAAATTTTTTAGCTAAAGCAGCAACAAGTTTTTCCTGCACATGACAAGCTCCTCCTCCTTTGATTAATTGAAATTTGGGATTAACTTCATCAGCACCATCAATTGCAAGATCAATTTCTGAAACAGATGAAAGAGATTTAAGTGGTATGCCTAATTCAGAAGCAAGAACTTCACCCTGAAAAGATGTAGTCACTCCAACAACATCTTTAATTTCTCCTGATTTTATTTTTATAGCAAGAGCTTCAATCATCAAAGCTGCTGTAGAACCAGAGCCAAGGCCTAGAATCATACCGTTTTGAATTTGATCTACAGCAGCTTGAGCAACTGCTTTTTTCATCTGGTTTTGGAGATCCATTTAGTCATACCTTTTCGAAAGACAGTAGCAAGATTTCTAGCTAATTCCTGGTAAAGCAGCTGGCTTAATAGAAAGATTAATCTCTTTATTATTTCGAACCACTTCCAATTCAAATGGCTTTCCTATTTGAGCATTTTCAACTTGCATGAGTAAAGACCTAGGATCATTAATTGCATTACCCCCTGCATTAATTACAAGATCACCCCGTCTTAGACCTCCTTCCTCTGCTGGACTTTGAGGGATAACAGACTGCACAAGTGCTCCTGATCGTTCAGGTAAAAAAATCAATGCATTTGGATCTTGATTATGTTCTTTAGCTATTCTTTCATTCAATAAAACCAACTGAGCACCCAAGTAAGGATGAATAACCTCACCGTTAGTGAGCAGTTGATTGGTAACTTTTGAAGCAAGATTGATTGGAATTGCGAATCCAAGTCCAGCCCCTGGACCTGATCTGACCAAAGTATTAATTCCAATAACTTCTCCATTTGCATTTATCAATGGTCCTCCGGAATTCCCAGGATTTATTGCTGCGTCAGTTTGAATTAAATCCAATCTCTTATCAGAAAAGCCAAGAGAATTAATGTCTCTATGAAGACTGCTGACTATACCGAGCGTGACAGTGCTTTCAAGGCCATAAGGTGTTCCAAGAGCAATTGCCCAGTCCCCAACTTGGATATCTTCTGAATCACCCAATTTTGCACTTTCTAAATCAGGAAATTCTTTAATTTTCACCAAAGCTAAGTCAGTAACTTGATCGGTTCCAACAACTGTTCCATCCACTTGATTTCCATTTTGAAGAGTAACTATCACACGATCAACTCTTTCCACTACATGAGCATTGGTGAGAACTAATCCAGAGCTATCGATTATGACCCCAGAGCCTTGCCCTCTCTCTTTTTTGGGAAAAGTTCCCAAATCCCCTAAAAGATCTTTTAGTAAGGGATCTAACAAATCAGATTCAAATTCATCTGTTTGAAACTCTCTTTCAATATCAATCCTTACGACCGAAGGTGAAACTTTGCTAGCTACATTGGCAACAAAACTATGTGATTCGCTT from the Prochlorococcus marinus str. NATL2A genome contains:
- a CDS encoding trypsin-like peptidase domain-containing protein; this encodes MQSLRKLEIMRRFISIFSLFSILFCFLFEPISVFALADFQESESHSFVANVASKVSPSVVRIDIEREFQTDEFESDLLDPLLKDLLGDLGTFPKKERGQGSGVIIDSSGLVLTNAHVVERVDRVIVTLQNGNQVDGTVVGTDQVTDLALVKIKEFPDLESAKLGDSEDIQVGDWAIALGTPYGLESTVTLGIVSSLHRDINSLGFSDKRLDLIQTDAAINPGNSGGPLINANGEVIGINTLVRSGPGAGLGFAIPINLASKVTNQLLTNGEVIHPYLGAQLVLLNERIAKEHNQDPNALIFLPERSGALVQSVIPQSPAEEGGLRRGDLVINAGGNAINDPRSLLMQVENAQIGKPFELEVVRNNKEINLSIKPAALPGIS
- the hisD gene encoding histidinol dehydrogenase, coding for MTQIINKDEVQETSSKKLTIKTANSIDQAQFELRKITERTSGTVQDEAIKVVDDILKNVRERGDEALTEYTSRFDGFLTEKFQVSSDLILKAWEETPRELQDSLLLAKKRIEKFHSLQVPKNITYTGPNGETLGRRWSPVEKAGIYVPGGRAAYPSTVLMNAIPAYVAGVNQIIMVSPANSQGEINQTVLAAAHITGINKIFRLGGAQAICALASGTESIPKVDVITGPGNIYVTLAKKKVYGKVGIDSLAGPSEILIIADQSAKLEHVASDMLAQSEHDPLASAILITTNTKLAEKLPAEINRQLINHPRLKICQESISNWGLIVLCDDLETCAQLSDTFAPEHLELLVEDPKKLSESINNAGAIFMGPWSPEAIGDYLGGPNHTLPTSGTARFAGALGVETFMKNTSLIDFSKEAFNENKNAVVQLANSEGLHSHAESIRIRDSKSF
- the rpsT gene encoding 30S ribosomal protein S20; amino-acid sequence: MANTNSAKKRIQIAERNRLENKNYKSTVRTLMKRCFVACGIFEKEPGDESKADLQKTFNLAFSKIDKAVKKGVLHKNTGANQKSRLSVALKKVLKEVV
- the rpiA gene encoding ribose-5-phosphate isomerase RpiA — protein: MDLQNQMKKAVAQAAVDQIQNGMILGLGSGSTAALMIEALAIKIKSGEIKDVVGVTTSFQGEVLASELGIPLKSLSSVSEIDLAIDGADEVNPKFQLIKGGGACHVQEKLVAALAKKFIVVVDSTKLVEKLNLDFKLPVEVLPSAWKQVQKTLINLGGEGNLRMAQKKAGPIVTDQGNLILDLTFRNGIDKPELLESQINNIPGVLENGLFVNLTDEVLVGKVESDVVGVESLKKI
- a CDS encoding TatD family hydrolase, with translation MSDSKSSIIDSHCHIVFSNFNEDREKVAERWRSQGVKALLHACVEPSEIPAIKSMADQFQELRYSVGVHPLDAHHWGPETLSVLKNAALDDSRVVAIGELGLDLFKAENLSEQLSILMPQLNLAFELKLPVIVHCRDAAKEMLEVFAKLSEHGCCPKGVMHCWSGNVKEMKEFLDLGFYISFSGNVTFKNAIDIHECAKKVPQSRFLVETDSPFLSPVPHRGKRNEPSFVKHVVDKISEIRGESFSEIAEKSTQNARELFALP